One window from the genome of bacterium encodes:
- a CDS encoding nitroreductase family protein, with protein MEFHRVIGARRSLRAFSTRPVEMGKIERMLDAARWSPSCANRQPWRFVVVEADSPSRAAVEEALDEGNAWAKRAPVLIAAGARRVDAAVVGSRDYFLLDTGLALMSLLYRAVDQGLLVHPMAGWKEEPLRSALGLPEDFTPAAVVAVGYAGKSEELDEATRKKDEKPRTRKPIGEIAFRSRWGEPFEATLPAMPAKVYETELQLRFGDTDAMGHVNNAKVVTYLELGRVKFFADVMGAERVEDIRFILAEVSCRYRIPILLHDRVFVRMYITDVQRSSFRFRCDLYDPRDGRVFVEAETIQVMYDYTTGRPVPVDADFLAKARDYIGG; from the coding sequence ATGGAATTCCACCGCGTCATCGGTGCGCGTCGCAGCCTGCGCGCCTTCTCCACACGTCCCGTCGAGATGGGAAAGATCGAGCGGATGCTCGACGCGGCGCGCTGGTCTCCCTCGTGCGCCAACCGCCAGCCATGGCGGTTCGTCGTGGTGGAGGCGGACTCTCCGTCCCGGGCGGCGGTCGAGGAGGCCCTCGACGAGGGAAACGCCTGGGCGAAGCGCGCCCCGGTCCTGATCGCGGCGGGAGCGCGGCGGGTCGACGCCGCGGTCGTCGGATCGCGCGATTACTTCCTGCTGGATACCGGCCTGGCGTTGATGTCCCTGCTATATCGCGCGGTCGACCAGGGATTGCTCGTCCACCCGATGGCGGGGTGGAAGGAGGAGCCGCTGCGGTCCGCCCTCGGGCTTCCGGAGGATTTCACCCCGGCGGCCGTCGTCGCCGTCGGCTACGCAGGGAAGAGCGAAGAGCTCGACGAGGCGACACGGAAGAAGGATGAGAAGCCCCGGACGCGCAAGCCCATCGGGGAGATCGCCTTCCGGTCCCGATGGGGGGAGCCGTTCGAGGCGACGCTGCCCGCCATGCCCGCGAAGGTGTACGAAACCGAACTGCAGCTTCGCTTCGGCGACACCGATGCGATGGGGCACGTGAACAACGCGAAGGTCGTCACCTACCTCGAACTGGGCCGTGTCAAGTTCTTCGCGGATGTGATGGGAGCGGAGAGGGTGGAGGACATCCGGTTCATCCTCGCCGAGGTCTCCTGCCGCTACCGGATCCCGATCCTCCTTCACGACCGCGTCTTCGTGCGGATGTACATCACCGACGTCCAGCGGAGCTCCTTCCGGTTCCGCTGCGACCTGTACGATCCCCGGGACGGCCGCGTTTTCGTCGAGGCGGAAACGATCCAGGTGATGTACGACTACACGACGGGCCGTCCCGTCCCCGTGGACGCCGACTTCCTCGCGAAAGCCCGGGACTACATCGGGGGCTGA
- a CDS encoding tetratricopeptide repeat protein, producing MREDLPIEDAAHGVERRRNAVREHPGSATARYALGVSLVRSGREDEAEAAFREAALLRPGWAEAHNALGATLCRLDRHDEAIEALSTASGLREDFALPRFNLGMAFAQCRRYAEAADAFRQAAVLSPRLVESHVNLAMTLALLGRHREAADAWREVVRLDPARPGPHAKLGWALCRLGEYQEAAGAFRDALQADPGCREALGGLGWACAEIGNLEEAAEAFRRESQSSPGDRLPLYNLGTVLGMLGRHEEAAERLAEAARHSGHAETRYNLGVCLFRLRRHDAAAAEFREALRIRPAYAKGRYNLGVALFETGRHEEAAAAFRETVGAQPENARARFNLGKSCLALGRAQEAAASFREAAHRNPDHAVSLYSLGILLLDQGKNPEAEEALRKAIQARHGYARAHNSLGVALFRMSRTAEAAEEFREATRIFPSYVGAHFNLGVCLLRPEDREAASRQLTVLSFLDPPLGRRYAALLSRRDGKEPERWIMRSPRDARGRMGG from the coding sequence ATGAGGGAGGACCTTCCCATCGAGGATGCGGCGCACGGCGTCGAACGCCGGCGAAATGCGGTGCGCGAGCACCCCGGGAGCGCGACGGCACGGTATGCGCTGGGGGTGTCGCTCGTCCGGTCGGGACGCGAGGACGAGGCGGAAGCGGCGTTCCGCGAGGCCGCGCTCCTGCGGCCCGGCTGGGCCGAAGCGCACAACGCCCTGGGCGCGACCCTCTGCCGCCTCGACCGTCACGACGAGGCGATCGAAGCGCTTTCCACCGCGTCCGGGCTGCGCGAGGATTTCGCCCTTCCCCGGTTCAACCTCGGGATGGCGTTCGCGCAGTGCCGACGGTACGCCGAGGCGGCGGACGCGTTCCGCCAGGCCGCGGTCCTGTCCCCCCGCCTCGTGGAGTCGCACGTCAACCTCGCCATGACGCTTGCCCTTCTCGGCCGTCACCGCGAGGCGGCGGACGCCTGGCGGGAGGTCGTCCGCCTCGATCCCGCGCGTCCCGGGCCTCACGCGAAGCTCGGATGGGCGCTCTGCCGCCTCGGGGAGTACCAGGAGGCGGCCGGGGCCTTCCGCGACGCACTGCAGGCGGACCCCGGGTGCCGGGAAGCGCTCGGAGGGCTCGGTTGGGCGTGTGCGGAGATCGGGAACCTGGAGGAAGCGGCGGAGGCGTTCCGGAGGGAGTCGCAATCCTCTCCCGGCGACCGTCTCCCGCTGTACAACCTCGGGACCGTCCTCGGCATGCTGGGGCGGCACGAGGAAGCGGCCGAACGGCTCGCGGAGGCGGCGCGGCATTCCGGACACGCGGAGACCCGCTACAACCTCGGAGTCTGCCTCTTCCGCCTGCGCCGGCACGACGCGGCGGCGGCGGAGTTCCGGGAGGCGCTGCGCATCCGGCCCGCGTACGCGAAGGGCAGGTACAACCTCGGCGTAGCGCTCTTCGAGACCGGCCGGCACGAGGAAGCGGCGGCGGCATTCCGGGAGACCGTCGGGGCGCAGCCGGAAAATGCGCGGGCGCGGTTCAACCTCGGGAAGAGCTGCCTCGCCCTCGGCCGCGCCCAGGAGGCGGCGGCATCGTTCCGGGAAGCGGCGCACCGGAATCCGGACCACGCGGTGTCCCTCTACTCCCTCGGAATCCTCCTCCTCGACCAGGGGAAGAACCCGGAGGCGGAAGAAGCGCTCCGGAAGGCGATCCAGGCCCGGCACGGGTACGCCCGCGCGCACAACAGTCTCGGGGTGGCCCTGTTCCGGATGTCCCGGACGGCGGAAGCCGCGGAGGAGTTCCGGGAGGCCACGCGCATCTTTCCGTCGTACGTGGGAGCGCACTTCAACCTGGGGGTGTGCCTGCTGCGTCCGGAAGACCGGGAAGCGGCGTCCCGGCAGCTCACCGTCCTCTCGTTCCTCGACCCCCCCCTGGGGCGACGGTACGCGGCGCTGCTTTCCCGCCGCGACGGAAAGGAACCGGAGCGGTGGATCATGCGATCCCCGCGTGATGCGCGTGGTCGCATGGGGGGCTGA
- the mtgA gene encoding monofunctional biosynthetic peptidoglycan transglycosylase, whose product MSRPGRFRKILLALAVPAILLAAWVSVSILTLPSVAPLAKRGISMTITVKDWNRKSHPFVVGPRNPRWTPYGAIPAALKKAVVASEDANFYSHEGVDYEAIREAIKTDLRKGKFARGGSTITQQVAKNLYLTREKTLIRKVKEIVLARRMDDALSKSRILELYLNVVELGPMVYGIGHAAHYYFGKPPSALTVRECAFLASMLPGPKVYNPYRKLDRVMKRSDRILRRMVAARMISREEYDAAKAEVPNLAGLVRKVEKTLETPPPEEKPPEEAPGGGPLVIDPSPAAPQEPASGDAPAQRNPDEE is encoded by the coding sequence ATGTCGCGTCCCGGACGTTTCCGCAAAATCCTTCTCGCCCTCGCCGTTCCGGCGATCCTCCTCGCGGCGTGGGTCAGCGTCTCGATCCTCACGCTCCCGTCCGTCGCCCCTCTCGCGAAGCGGGGCATTTCCATGACGATCACCGTGAAGGACTGGAACCGGAAGAGCCATCCCTTCGTCGTCGGCCCGAGGAATCCGCGCTGGACGCCGTATGGCGCGATCCCCGCGGCCCTGAAAAAGGCGGTCGTCGCATCGGAGGACGCCAACTTCTACTCGCACGAAGGGGTGGACTACGAGGCGATCCGCGAGGCGATCAAGACCGACCTGCGGAAGGGAAAATTCGCCCGCGGCGGAAGCACGATCACGCAGCAGGTCGCCAAGAACCTCTACCTGACGCGCGAGAAGACGCTGATCCGGAAGGTGAAGGAGATCGTGCTCGCGAGGCGCATGGACGACGCATTGTCGAAATCGCGGATCCTCGAGCTGTACCTCAACGTGGTCGAGCTCGGGCCGATGGTGTACGGGATCGGGCACGCCGCGCACTACTACTTCGGGAAGCCTCCCTCGGCATTGACGGTGCGGGAGTGCGCGTTCCTCGCCTCGATGCTTCCCGGTCCGAAAGTCTACAACCCGTACCGGAAGCTGGATCGGGTGATGAAGCGGTCCGACCGGATCCTGCGGCGGATGGTCGCGGCCCGGATGATCTCGCGTGAGGAGTACGACGCGGCGAAGGCGGAGGTCCCGAACCTCGCGGGGCTCGTGCGGAAGGTGGAGAAGACGCTGGAAACCCCCCCTCCCGAGGAGAAACCGCCCGAGGAGGCTCCCGGGGGCGGACCGCTGGTGATCGATCCTTCCCCGGCGGCGCCGCAGGAGCCCGCCTCGGGAGATGCGCCCGCGCAGAGGAACCCGGACGAGGAGTGA
- a CDS encoding Rrf2 family transcriptional regulator — MRLSKKTEYALRALMYAARFPEGTSFQIRDLAEKNRIPKKFLELILLELKNAGMLTSRRGVGGGYHLARRPDSIRSSEIVEVFEGPMAARGRQKSSGKTEKEGISPAVSRLVEEASAAAAAVFSRSTLADLVREEDDATQRQRRNVMYFI, encoded by the coding sequence ATGCGTTTATCCAAGAAAACCGAGTATGCGCTGCGCGCCCTGATGTATGCGGCCCGCTTTCCGGAAGGGACCTCCTTCCAGATCCGGGATCTCGCGGAGAAGAACAGGATCCCGAAGAAGTTCCTGGAGCTCATCCTGCTCGAATTGAAGAACGCCGGGATGCTGACCAGCCGACGCGGGGTCGGGGGCGGCTACCACCTCGCCCGGCGCCCCGATTCGATCCGGTCCTCCGAGATCGTCGAAGTCTTCGAGGGGCCGATGGCGGCGCGGGGCCGGCAGAAAAGTTCCGGCAAGACGGAGAAGGAGGGGATCTCCCCCGCCGTTTCCCGGCTGGTGGAGGAGGCATCCGCTGCGGCGGCGGCGGTCTTCTCGCGATCGACCCTCGCCGACCTGGTCCGGGAAGAGGACGACGCGACGCAGCGGCAGCGCCGCAACGTCATGTATTTCATCTGA
- a CDS encoding 4Fe-4S binding protein: MVSAPGMTREGFDEMTAPRWRNPYKILPIVRGVVQGAYVAFFLLAGYEFHLFYTRIVAGAAVTGRRPPAVEAFLPISALMSLKLFLLTGNYDEIHPAGLTILIAALVSAFLARKVLCSWVCPVGGISRALEWAGRKTIWKHRKQEVLLPAWADQALSAIKYLLLAFFLYAVVLSMDTMAIEKFQRGTYNYAADAKMLLFFTEMTGVTAVTLAILALLSIVVKNFWCRYLCPYGALLGLVSWISPQRVARDGMTCIDCKACTRACPVEIRVHEKPSVWTPECTGCMSCVAACPVEDCLTVTRRGKAGWSPYLIPLVGLGTIFLFWGVARVTGYWHSHVPDAQLAEAYRQATVLVHP; encoded by the coding sequence ATGGTTTCGGCACCCGGGATGACAAGAGAGGGATTCGACGAGATGACCGCTCCCCGATGGCGCAATCCGTACAAGATCCTCCCGATCGTGCGCGGTGTCGTCCAGGGGGCGTACGTCGCCTTCTTCCTGCTGGCGGGATACGAATTTCACCTCTTCTACACCCGGATCGTCGCCGGAGCCGCCGTGACGGGCCGCCGTCCGCCCGCGGTGGAGGCGTTCCTGCCGATCTCCGCCCTCATGTCGCTGAAGCTCTTCCTGCTCACCGGAAACTACGACGAGATCCACCCCGCGGGGCTCACGATCCTCATCGCCGCGCTGGTCTCCGCCTTCCTCGCCCGCAAGGTCCTCTGTTCCTGGGTATGCCCGGTCGGGGGGATCTCCCGGGCGCTGGAGTGGGCCGGGAGGAAGACGATCTGGAAGCACCGGAAACAGGAGGTCCTGCTGCCGGCGTGGGCGGACCAGGCGCTCTCCGCGATCAAATACCTCCTGCTCGCCTTCTTCCTCTACGCCGTGGTCCTGTCGATGGACACGATGGCGATCGAGAAGTTCCAGCGCGGGACGTACAACTACGCCGCCGACGCGAAGATGCTCCTCTTCTTCACGGAGATGACCGGCGTCACGGCGGTCACCCTCGCGATCCTCGCGCTGCTGTCGATCGTCGTGAAGAATTTCTGGTGCCGTTACCTGTGCCCGTACGGGGCGTTGCTCGGGCTGGTCAGCTGGATCTCCCCCCAGCGGGTCGCGCGGGACGGGATGACGTGCATCGACTGCAAGGCGTGCACCCGGGCGTGCCCGGTGGAGATCCGCGTCCACGAGAAACCGTCCGTGTGGACCCCCGAGTGCACCGGCTGCATGTCGTGCGTGGCGGCGTGTCCCGTGGAAGATTGCCTCACGGTGACGCGCCGGGGAAAGGCGGGATGGTCGCCGTACCTCATCCCGCTGGTCGGCCTCGGAACGATCTTCCTCTTCTGGGGCGTGGCCCGCGTCACCGGCTACTGGCACAGCCACGTACCCGATGCGCAGCTCGCCGAGGCGTACCGGCAGGCCACGGTGCTGGTCCACCCGTAG
- a CDS encoding CBS domain-containing protein, with protein MALIGEVFVGDILGKVVLDPRGEEIGRVQDIVVEAGARFPRAVGLFIEKKKKTRYLPWEELSIFNKRIISSRKSEGEIPESAPSREHLLIRKDLLDKQIVDINGAKVVRVNDVKLTEEGGAAWVTDVDVGMRGILRRLGVERRGGAFFETIRHPLRHQLISWQFLQPLESKLDRLTLSVSREAVSDLHPADLAQIMSDLAPEERQDFFEKLDTETAAEALHELEPDVQADLISEMDKEQAADIIEQMPPDEAADVIADLPAEKAQELLQLMEKEEAEDIHELLHHEEDTAGGLMTNEYLAWPPGITVEEGLERFKTEAREIEHVYYIYVVEEEKLLGVVGLRDLLIEEPGKRLSEVMHAKLKTARPETGEATVAALISKYNLLALPVVDDENRLLGVVTVDDVVDLLLPPASRKKRRKM; from the coding sequence ATGGCGCTCATCGGGGAGGTGTTCGTCGGCGACATCCTCGGAAAGGTCGTCCTCGACCCGCGGGGCGAGGAGATCGGCCGCGTCCAGGACATCGTCGTGGAGGCGGGAGCGCGGTTCCCGCGCGCCGTCGGCCTGTTCATCGAAAAAAAGAAAAAGACGCGCTACCTCCCCTGGGAGGAGCTCTCCATCTTCAACAAGCGGATCATCTCCTCCCGGAAGTCGGAGGGGGAGATCCCCGAAAGCGCTCCCTCCAGGGAGCACCTCCTCATCCGCAAGGACCTGCTCGACAAGCAGATCGTCGACATCAACGGGGCCAAGGTCGTGCGGGTGAACGACGTGAAGCTCACCGAGGAAGGAGGCGCGGCCTGGGTCACCGACGTCGACGTGGGGATGCGGGGGATCCTTCGGCGGCTGGGCGTCGAGCGCCGCGGCGGCGCCTTCTTCGAGACGATCCGCCACCCCCTGCGCCACCAGTTGATCTCCTGGCAGTTCCTCCAGCCGCTGGAGTCCAAGCTCGACCGGCTGACGCTGTCGGTGTCCCGCGAGGCGGTGTCGGACCTCCACCCGGCGGATCTCGCCCAGATCATGAGCGACCTGGCCCCCGAGGAGCGGCAGGATTTCTTCGAGAAGCTCGACACGGAGACCGCGGCGGAAGCCCTGCACGAGCTCGAGCCGGACGTCCAGGCGGACCTCATCTCCGAGATGGACAAGGAGCAGGCCGCCGACATCATCGAGCAGATGCCGCCGGACGAGGCGGCGGACGTCATCGCCGACCTCCCCGCGGAGAAGGCCCAGGAGCTCCTGCAGTTGATGGAGAAGGAGGAGGCGGAGGATATCCACGAGCTGCTCCACCACGAGGAGGACACGGCGGGGGGCCTCATGACGAACGAGTACCTCGCGTGGCCGCCGGGGATCACGGTGGAGGAGGGGCTCGAGCGGTTCAAGACGGAAGCCCGGGAGATCGAGCACGTCTACTACATTTATGTCGTGGAGGAGGAGAAGCTTCTCGGCGTCGTCGGCCTGCGGGACCTGCTGATCGAGGAGCCGGGGAAGCGGCTGTCGGAGGTGATGCACGCGAAGCTCAAGACGGCCCGCCCGGAGACCGGGGAGGCGACGGTCGCCGCGCTGATCTCCAAGTACAACCTGCTCGCCTTGCCGGTCGTCGATGACGAGAACCGCCTCCTCGGCGTGGTCACCGTGGACGACGTCGTCGACCTCCTCCTGCCGCCCGCCTCGCGGAAGAAGCGCCGGAAGATGTAG
- a CDS encoding Nramp family divalent metal transporter, whose amino-acid sequence MPIRRFDKKKFLLFLSVLGPGIITASVDNDAGGIATYSIAGAQFGYALLWTLIPITVALIVVQEMVARMGVVTGKTLADLIREKFGVRPTFFLLVALVLANLGNTVAEFAGWASAWEIFGINKYFSVPVGAAAVWFLVVKGTYRVVEKIFLVACLIFLAYPVAAFLAGPDGAVVARNLVVPDIRVNGAYITMLIGMVGTTIAPWMQFYLQSAVVEKNLQMTEYPLTRADVIFGCLVTDVVALSIIVACGATLYVNGIHIEDARDAAVALAPLAGKYASALFAIGLANASLFAASILPLATAYCVCEGMGWESGIDKDFRTAPQFFWLYTGLIVIGGGLVLYPQAPLLLIMYLSQVINGMLLPFVLIFMLKLINDPELMGEHVNSKAFNGIAWTTTVVMIVLTVLLVVVTVFPRLPGALGL is encoded by the coding sequence GTGCCCATCCGCCGGTTCGACAAGAAGAAGTTCCTGCTGTTCCTGTCGGTCCTCGGGCCGGGGATCATCACGGCGTCCGTCGACAACGACGCCGGCGGGATCGCCACGTATTCGATCGCCGGAGCGCAATTCGGGTATGCGCTCCTGTGGACGCTCATCCCCATCACGGTCGCGCTGATCGTCGTCCAGGAGATGGTCGCCCGGATGGGCGTGGTCACGGGAAAGACGCTGGCGGACCTCATCCGGGAAAAGTTCGGCGTCCGCCCGACCTTCTTCCTCCTGGTGGCGCTGGTGCTCGCCAACCTCGGGAACACGGTCGCGGAGTTCGCCGGGTGGGCCTCCGCATGGGAGATCTTCGGAATCAATAAATATTTTTCCGTGCCCGTCGGAGCGGCGGCCGTCTGGTTCCTCGTGGTGAAGGGGACGTACCGGGTCGTGGAGAAGATCTTCCTCGTGGCGTGCCTCATCTTCCTCGCCTACCCGGTCGCCGCGTTCCTCGCGGGCCCCGACGGGGCCGTCGTGGCGCGGAACCTGGTCGTGCCGGACATCCGCGTCAACGGCGCATACATCACCATGCTGATCGGAATGGTGGGAACGACGATCGCCCCCTGGATGCAGTTCTACCTGCAGTCCGCCGTAGTCGAGAAGAACCTGCAGATGACGGAATACCCGCTGACCCGGGCCGACGTGATCTTCGGGTGCCTCGTGACCGACGTCGTCGCCCTGTCGATCATCGTGGCGTGCGGCGCCACCTTGTATGTGAACGGGATCCACATCGAGGACGCCAGGGACGCCGCCGTGGCGCTGGCTCCGCTGGCCGGGAAATACGCTTCCGCGCTGTTCGCGATCGGGCTCGCGAACGCGTCGCTCTTCGCCGCCTCGATCCTGCCGCTGGCGACCGCCTACTGCGTCTGCGAGGGCATGGGGTGGGAGTCGGGGATCGACAAGGACTTCCGGACGGCCCCGCAGTTCTTCTGGCTCTACACGGGGTTGATCGTCATCGGGGGAGGACTGGTCCTCTACCCGCAGGCACCGCTGCTGCTGATCATGTACCTGTCCCAGGTGATCAACGGCATGCTGCTCCCGTTCGTCCTCATCTTCATGCTGAAACTGATCAACGACCCGGAACTGATGGGGGAGCACGTCAATTCGAAGGCGTTCAACGGGATCGCCTGGACCACCACGGTGGTCATGATCGTCCTCACCGTCCTCCTGGTGGTGGTAACCGTCTTCCCCCGGCTTCCCGGAGCGCTCGGCCTGTAG
- a CDS encoding sigma-54 dependent transcriptional regulator — MPGRILFIDDDPAGREVALFNLRKAGYEVTAAEDGAKGLSAFAASRFDLVITDLKMPGIPGMEVLRKIHAGSPDVPVLVITAFGNIETAVAAMKEGAYDFIGKPFHRDQLLLAVGKALDRRRLATEVRDLRIRASGVGRDVVSASAAMRKLLEVTDRVAATEATVLITGESGTGKEVIARRIHVSSPRAEGPFVTVNCAAIPSELLESELFGHARGAFTGAVRDRAGRFRQASGGTLFLDEVGEIPHGLQGKLLRALQERVVDAVGADAPVPVDVRIVAATNRDLPSRIRDGSFREDLYYRLNVVELAVPPLRERPDDIPPLVRRFVGEFAAGREIAVPGAVVAELSRRPWPGNVRELKNACERMVILCRGDEVSLDDLPPAPRGAGAGTAEDAPASYPPLPPEGLSLVDLEKRVIEQVLRLKGGNITQAAAYLRIPRHILVYRIGKYGLRRDA, encoded by the coding sequence ATGCCCGGGCGCATCCTCTTCATCGACGACGATCCCGCCGGCCGCGAGGTGGCGCTGTTCAACCTCCGGAAGGCCGGGTACGAAGTCACCGCGGCGGAAGACGGGGCGAAGGGACTGTCCGCGTTCGCCGCCTCCCGCTTCGACCTCGTGATCACCGACCTCAAGATGCCGGGCATACCGGGGATGGAGGTTCTCCGGAAGATCCACGCGGGTTCGCCCGACGTCCCCGTCCTCGTCATCACCGCCTTCGGAAACATCGAGACCGCCGTGGCCGCGATGAAGGAGGGAGCGTACGACTTCATCGGGAAGCCGTTTCATCGTGACCAGCTCCTGCTTGCGGTCGGGAAGGCGCTCGATCGGCGGCGGCTGGCCACCGAGGTGCGCGACCTGCGGATCCGCGCCTCCGGGGTCGGGCGGGACGTCGTCTCCGCCTCCGCGGCGATGCGGAAGCTGCTCGAGGTGACCGATCGCGTCGCCGCCACCGAGGCCACGGTCCTCATCACGGGAGAGAGCGGCACGGGGAAGGAGGTCATCGCCCGGCGGATTCACGTGTCGTCCCCCCGGGCCGAGGGGCCGTTCGTGACGGTCAACTGCGCCGCGATCCCCTCGGAGCTGCTGGAATCGGAGCTGTTCGGACATGCCCGCGGCGCCTTCACCGGGGCCGTGCGCGACCGCGCCGGGCGGTTCCGACAGGCGTCGGGAGGAACCCTCTTCCTCGACGAGGTGGGCGAGATCCCGCATGGGCTGCAGGGGAAGCTGCTTCGGGCGCTCCAGGAGAGGGTGGTGGATGCGGTGGGGGCCGACGCCCCGGTGCCGGTGGACGTCCGCATCGTCGCCGCGACCAATCGGGACCTCCCCTCGCGGATCCGGGACGGCTCCTTCCGGGAAGACCTGTACTACCGGCTGAATGTCGTCGAGCTCGCCGTCCCGCCGTTGCGGGAGCGCCCGGACGACATCCCGCCGCTGGTTCGCCGGTTCGTCGGCGAATTCGCGGCAGGCCGGGAGATCGCGGTACCCGGCGCCGTGGTCGCGGAATTATCCAGGCGCCCGTGGCCGGGCAACGTGCGGGAGCTGAAGAACGCCTGCGAGCGGATGGTCATCCTGTGCCGCGGGGATGAGGTTTCCCTCGACGATCTCCCGCCCGCGCCGCGCGGGGCGGGCGCGGGGACCGCGGAGGACGCCCCGGCATCGTACCCGCCGCTTCCCCCGGAGGGACTCTCCCTGGTGGATCTCGAAAAGCGGGTGATCGAGCAGGTGCTGCGGCTGAAAGGCGGAAACATCACCCAGGCCGCCGCGTACCTGCGGATCCCCCGGCACATCCTCGTTTACCGGATCGGGAAATACGGGCTTCGACGCGATGCCTGA
- a CDS encoding ATP-binding protein — translation MPDRTRRRFARGLLEDLRPIFTPRMVLSAWIPVLVITVLHYRTGAHHPWGHDVLRRLYYLPILFAAFEGGLQGGVTLSVFASLVYLPHAFTSLLVQDPADALEKGLEILLYNTVAVVAGLLVDRERRRREQQERLAARLGDALAEQRRIEAQLIRAGKLGALGEMTAGIAHEIKNPLHALKGTAEILRDAVPEGVPERRMLELHIEEIDRLGQTADRFLSFARPLPTDRRPVDPGSLIDRVVSLVSTQARKEGVDTVVAADGPEVPPKVMGDPDLLTQLLLNIALNGVQAMAPSGGGTLTFSLRTERQGGKAYVRMRVANTGPPVPEEDLERIFDPFYTTKDGGTGLGLSICSRIADEHEGTLAVRNLPAGGGVEFSLALPAAEETDARR, via the coding sequence ATGCCTGACCGCACACGGCGAAGGTTCGCGCGGGGGCTCCTGGAAGACCTGCGGCCGATCTTCACGCCCAGGATGGTGCTCTCCGCGTGGATCCCCGTTCTCGTGATCACCGTCCTGCACTACCGCACGGGGGCGCACCACCCGTGGGGGCACGATGTCCTCCGCCGGCTCTACTACCTCCCGATCCTCTTCGCGGCGTTCGAAGGCGGCCTGCAGGGCGGGGTCACCCTTTCCGTCTTCGCGTCCCTGGTATACCTTCCCCATGCCTTCACGAGCCTCCTGGTGCAGGATCCGGCGGATGCGCTGGAGAAAGGCCTGGAGATCCTCCTCTACAATACCGTCGCGGTCGTGGCGGGCCTGCTGGTCGACCGGGAGCGCCGCAGGCGGGAGCAGCAGGAACGGCTGGCGGCGCGGTTGGGGGACGCGCTCGCGGAGCAGCGCAGGATCGAGGCGCAGCTGATCCGCGCCGGGAAGCTCGGGGCGCTGGGAGAAATGACGGCGGGGATCGCCCACGAGATCAAGAATCCGCTCCACGCCCTGAAAGGGACCGCGGAGATCCTGCGGGACGCCGTCCCGGAAGGCGTGCCCGAGCGGCGAATGCTCGAGCTGCACATCGAGGAGATCGATCGTCTCGGCCAGACCGCGGACCGGTTCCTCTCTTTCGCCCGGCCGCTCCCCACGGACCGGCGTCCGGTGGATCCGGGATCGTTGATCGACCGGGTCGTGTCGCTCGTGTCGACCCAGGCGCGCAAGGAAGGGGTGGATACGGTCGTGGCGGCGGACGGTCCCGAGGTCCCCCCGAAGGTGATGGGGGATCCGGATCTGCTGACGCAACTGCTGTTGAACATCGCGCTGAACGGCGTGCAGGCGATGGCCCCGTCGGGCGGCGGAACGTTGACCTTCTCCCTCCGGACGGAACGGCAGGGGGGAAAGGCGTATGTGCGGATGCGCGTCGCGAACACGGGGCCGCCGGTTCCCGAGGAAGACCTGGAGCGGATCTTCGACCCGTTCTACACCACGAAGGACGGGGGCACGGGGCTCGGGCTTTCGATCTGTTCCCGCATCGCCGACGAGCACGAGGGGACCCTCGCGGTTCGAAACCTGCCCGCGGGAGGCGGCGTCGAATTCTCGCTGGCGTTGCCGGCCGCGGAGGAGACGGATGCCCGACGATAG